A stretch of DNA from Planococcus antarcticus DSM 14505:
GTAGCTATTAAAGAAAATACACCAACTCCGTTAAGCATGACATACGATCAACAGGTTGGTGATTTTGCAGCAGGAAAAACTGCTATGATCCACCAGGGAAACTGGGCTTCTGGCATACTTTCAGAGTTCGAATATGATTTTGAAATTGGTATGCTACCATTCCCATTGATGGGCAATGATAAATTAGCAGTCGGAGTTGGAAACAACTGGGCTATCAATAGCCAAAAGGATGAAGGAGAGATTCAGGCAGCAAATGACTTCTTGAACTGGATGTCTACGAGCGAAACAGGGCACCGATACATTGTAGAGGAATTTGGATTTGTTCCTGCGTTAACGAATATTGATGCGGGTGAATTAGACCCGTTATCTCAAGCCGTTCTTGACGCTACTAATAGCGGTGAAACAATTCCGTGGGCACAAAGCGTTTATCCAGCTAACATCGTACCTAATGACCTTACCCCATTTGCACAAGCATTTTTCTCAGAGGATATGACTGCTGAGGAATTTCTGCAAGGCTTTGATCAAGCGTGGCAGGGTGCTCAATAATCAATAGAATGTATTTGAATGTGGACACACCTTTCTCTGGTGTGTCCAAAAATTCTTCTATGATAAACCACCAGGAAGAAGGGATGACATGAAAAACAAAAACAAAAAGAAATGGTATATCCTCTTTACTGTGCCCCTGCTGATCATTTTCACTACGGTAGTCATTATCCCGTTTTTAATCGGAATTTATTACTCATTCTTTGAATGGGATGGAATCGCAGCAAATGCCAAAGAATTTGTCGGATTAGACAACTTCGTGCAATTAGCAGGAGATGAACGTTTTCGAGAGTCGGCCTGGCTGACGATTCTGTTTACTGTATTATCGGTCGTCACCATCAACGCAATTGGACTGGCCTTTGCTCTTTTGGTCACCTCTAAAATCAAATCTGCTAATGCAGCGCGCACAATGCTGTTCATGCCTTATTTGATCGGCGGTTTGATTTTGGGCTATATTTGGCAGTTCGTCTTTTTGGATGTGTTCACGCTGCTCGGCGAAGTAACTGGATTGGATCAGATTTTCTTTAACTGGCTCATCGATCCGGAGTTTGCCTTGTTTGGATTGGTCTTTGTTTTTACATGGCAAATGGCGGGGTACATCATGATCATTTATATCGCGGGCCTCCAAGGCATCCCGAACGATGTCATCGAAGCTTCCAAAATAGATGGAGCGAGCCCGTGGCAAAGATTCATAAGGATCACACTGCCGTTATTGATGCCAGCGTTGACGATTAGCTTGTTTTTGACTCTTTCATCGGCCTTTAAAATTTATGATGTCAACCTCTCGTTGACTGGTGGAGGGCCTGCAAATGCTACTGAATTGTTTGCAATGAATATTTACAATGAAATTTTCGGAAGCGGCAATTACGGGCTTGGCCAAGCAAAAGCCATCGTGTTCTTCCTAATCGTAGCGGCTATCACTTTGACACAGGTATACATTACGAAGAAACGGGAGGTTGAAATGTGATGAGAAGAACACTGGATTTCCTGAAAGCGGCGTTGTTGCTTGTGCTTGCGCTTTTTTTCTTGTCTCCCATCTACATAATCATCGTCAACTCCTTCAAGGATCGACAGGAACTTTATGATAACCCACTCACTTTACCCGATAGCTTCAGTTTTCAGTACTATGTAGAAGCTATGGATAAAATGAATTTTTTGAGTGCTTTTGGCAACTCTTTGTACATCACGATTGTCTCCGTAGTGCTTATTGTCATCTTATCTTCCATGACAGCGTGGATGCTGGTGAGAACCGACGATAAGCTGAGCATGGTAATCTTTATGGTATTCATCGCGACAATGTTGATTCCTTTTCAGACATTGATGATGCCGTTGATGCAATTTATGAGTACCCTGACTAACACATTGAATATTCCGATGTACAACACGCTTGAAGGGTTGATATTTATGAATATCGGCTTTCATTCCAGTCTTTCTGTTTTTCTTTACCACGGGTTCATCAAGTCGATTCCAATCACTTTGGAAGAAGCGGCAACGATTGACGGCGCTTCGAAGTTCGGCGTTTTTTGGCGCATCATCTTCCCAATGCTGAAGCCGATCACGGCTACGGTCATGATTTTAAATGTCATCAGCATTTGGAATGACTTTCTCTTGCCATCACTGACGCTGATTGATACGGACCTGCGAACGATTCCATTGTCGACATTCTACTTTTTTGGCGAATTCACCATTCAATGGAACTTGGCGATGGCCGGATTAACCTTGACCATTATTCCAGTGGTGATATTTTATGCATTGGCACAAAAACACATTATTAAAGGAATAGGTGAAGGCGCAGTTAAATGAC
This window harbors:
- a CDS encoding carbohydrate ABC transporter permease, with amino-acid sequence MKNKNKKKWYILFTVPLLIIFTTVVIIPFLIGIYYSFFEWDGIAANAKEFVGLDNFVQLAGDERFRESAWLTILFTVLSVVTINAIGLAFALLVTSKIKSANAARTMLFMPYLIGGLILGYIWQFVFLDVFTLLGEVTGLDQIFFNWLIDPEFALFGLVFVFTWQMAGYIMIIYIAGLQGIPNDVIEASKIDGASPWQRFIRITLPLLMPALTISLFLTLSSAFKIYDVNLSLTGGGPANATELFAMNIYNEIFGSGNYGLGQAKAIVFFLIVAAITLTQVYITKKREVEM
- a CDS encoding carbohydrate ABC transporter permease; the protein is MRRTLDFLKAALLLVLALFFLSPIYIIIVNSFKDRQELYDNPLTLPDSFSFQYYVEAMDKMNFLSAFGNSLYITIVSVVLIVILSSMTAWMLVRTDDKLSMVIFMVFIATMLIPFQTLMMPLMQFMSTLTNTLNIPMYNTLEGLIFMNIGFHSSLSVFLYHGFIKSIPITLEEAATIDGASKFGVFWRIIFPMLKPITATVMILNVISIWNDFLLPSLTLIDTDLRTIPLSTFYFFGEFTIQWNLAMAGLTLTIIPVVIFYALAQKHIIKGIGEGAVK